The Vicia villosa cultivar HV-30 ecotype Madison, WI linkage group LG1, Vvil1.0, whole genome shotgun sequence genome includes a region encoding these proteins:
- the LOC131607337 gene encoding anthocyanidin 3-O-glucoside 2'''-O-xylosyltransferase-like: METRTNQLHIAMFPWFAAGHITPFLHLSNEIAKRGHKITFFLPHKAQLQLDHLNHHPNLIAFHTITVPHVEGLPLGTETASDIPIFLSHLLVIAMDKTREQVEQTLAIIIPDFVFYDNAYWIPEIAREIGIKTVCYNVVSAASLAIALVPARKVNDSVTEEELRVPPEGYPSSKIVLSGNEAKGLSFISLPFGEGNMTFYDRIIMAMKGSDAIGIRTTRELEGNFCDYIASQYEKQVFLTGPVLSLEDSVFEEKLEPHWADWLDGFEPGSVVFCAFGSQINLEKPQFQEMLLGFELAELPFIVALKAPNGCETVEQALPEGFEERVKGRGKVSRGWVQQPLMLKHSSVGCFVNHCGFGSMWESLMSDKQIVLVPHLADQVLNTKLLVGELEVAVEVERGGIDGWISKESLCKAIKLVMDEGSEVGARVKINHAKWKENGGNSVLINGYIDKFLQNIQHL; the protein is encoded by the coding sequence ATGGAAACAAGAACCAATCAACTTCACATTGCCATGTTTCCATGGTTTGCTGCAGGTCACATAACTCCATTCCTTCACCTCTCAAACGAAATAGCCAAAAGAGGCCACAAAATCACTTTTTTTCTACCTCACAAAGCTCAGCTTCAACTTGACCACCTTAATCACCACCCAAATCTCATCGCATTCCACACCATCACCGTTCCTCACGTTGAAGGCCTTCCTCTCGGCACAGAAACAGCCTCGGATATTCCCATTTTTCTCAGCCATTTACTCGTCATTGCGATGGACAAAACCCGTGAACAAGTTGAACAAACATTGGCCATAATAATACCCGACTTTGTTTTCTATGATAATGCTTATTGGATACCTGAAATAGCAAGAGAAATTGGTATCAAAACCGTTTGTTACAATGTTGTTTCCGCTGCTAGTTTGGCTATTGCACTTGTCCCAGCTAGAAAAGTGAATGATTCCGTTACTGAAGAAGAACTTAGGGTTCCACCAGAAGGGTACCCTTCCTCCAAAATTGTTCTGAGTGGTAATGAAGCAAAGGGTTTGTCTTTCATTTCACTACCGTTTGGAGAAGGAAACATGACGTTCTATGACAGAATCATAATGGCTATGAAAGGAAGTGATGCTATAGGAATAAGAACAACAAGAGAATTAGAAGGTAACTTTTGTGACTATATAGCTTCTCAGTATGAAAAGCAAGTTTTTTTAACAGGACCGGTTTTGTCATTGGAGGATTCCGTGTTTGAGGAGAAGTTGGAACCTCATTGGGCTGATTGGCTTGATGGATTTGAACCTGGTTCAGTTGTGTTCTGTGCATTTGGGTCACAGATTAATTTAGAGAAACCTCAATTTCAGGAAATGTTATTGGGTTTTGAGCTCGCAGAGTTGCCTTTTATTGTGGCTCTTAAAGCTCCTAATGGGTGTGAAACGGTGGAACAAGCTTTGCCAGAAGGGTTTGAGGAAAGGGTAAAAGGAAGAGGGAAAGTCTCAAGGGGTTGGGTTCAACAACCATTGATGTTGAAACATTCATCTGTTGGGTGTTTTGTGAACCATTGTGGGTTTGGTTCTATGTGGGAGTCTTTGATGAGTGATAAGCAGATAGTTTTGGTGCCTCATCTTGCTGATCAGGTTTTGAATACCAAGTTGCTTGTTGGTGAATTGGAAGTTGCTGTTGAAGTTGAAAGAGGTGGGATTGATGGTTGGATTTCAAAGGAGAGTTTGTGTAAAGCTATTAAGTTGGTGATGGATGAAGGGAGTGAGGTTGGTGCTAGAGTGAAGATTAACCATGCTAAGTGGAAGGAAAATGGAGGAAATTCAGTGTTAATCAATGGTTACATTGATAAGTTTCTCCAGAATATTCAACATCTATGA